In Virgibacillus sp. NKC19-16, a single genomic region encodes these proteins:
- the fabZ gene encoding 3-hydroxyacyl-ACP dehydratase FabZ: MLDSEQIKEIIPHRYPFLLVDKVTEMEEGKRVTGIKNVTVNEPFFQGHFPKYAVMPGVLIVEAMAQVGAIAVLGIEENKGKLGFLAGVDKCRFKRQVKPGDQLKLEVEITRLKGPIGKGKGVATVDGELACEAEITFAIK, translated from the coding sequence ATGTTGGATAGTGAACAAATCAAAGAAATTATTCCACATCGTTACCCTTTTTTACTGGTTGATAAAGTAACGGAGATGGAAGAAGGTAAACGCGTTACCGGGATTAAAAATGTCACGGTTAATGAGCCATTTTTTCAAGGGCATTTTCCAAAGTATGCGGTGATGCCAGGTGTATTAATTGTTGAGGCAATGGCTCAAGTTGGAGCAATTGCCGTACTTGGCATCGAAGAGAACAAAGGTAAGCTGGGCTTTCTGGCAGGTGTGGATAAATGTCGTTTCAAACGCCAAGTAAAACCAGGTGATCAGCTTAAATTGGAAGTTGAAATCACGCGTCTAAAAGGACCGATTGGCAAAGGAAAAGGCGTTGCTACAGTAGACGGGGAATTAGCCTGTGAGGCAGAAATAACCTTTGCGATAAAATAA
- a CDS encoding lmo0937 family membrane protein, which translates to MLLTVLIVIVLLWALGINFEIGGDFIHLLIVIALVLLIYRLVTGRRIP; encoded by the coding sequence ATGCTTTTAACCGTTTTAATTGTGATCGTACTCTTATGGGCACTTGGCATTAATTTTGAAATTGGTGGCGATTTCATACACCTCTTAATTGTAATTGCGTTAGTTCTTTTAATATATCGTTTGGTAACTGGAAGAAGAATACCCTAG
- a CDS encoding DNA-directed RNA polymerase subunit beta gives MPTNQSEEQSRKAFKQAKKRKKQQPAETEKTTSEKHTRKQHKQHQKAEKKKQIKPRRRVFPIWLRLIVIILLAAAALMAGLMIGYGLLGDGNPMDALRIETWQHIIDIVMQE, from the coding sequence ATGCCTACTAACCAATCGGAAGAACAGTCAAGAAAAGCTTTTAAACAAGCTAAAAAAAGAAAAAAACAGCAGCCTGCCGAAACAGAAAAAACAACATCAGAAAAGCATACACGAAAACAACATAAGCAGCATCAAAAGGCTGAAAAAAAGAAACAAATAAAGCCGAGACGTCGTGTATTTCCAATTTGGCTTCGTCTCATTGTTATAATTCTTCTTGCTGCAGCTGCACTAATGGCTGGACTCATGATTGGTTATGGTTTACTTGGTGATGGCAATCCCATGGACGCATTACGAATAGAAACATGGCAGCATATTATTGATATTGTGATGCAAGAGTAA
- a CDS encoding flagellar hook-basal body protein, giving the protein MSTPMIQAAVTMNQLQNKMDLIGNNMANSQTTGYKGRQAEFSSLLIQNVNNMTDPANMQGRLTPDGIRVGSGAMLGSTNIDLTPGSIKETDRALDMALLADNHFFQIQVTENDIEETRYTRDGTFYLSPVNDNQDVMLTTGDGNPVMGQNGPIVIAEGFDSIEVQPNGQIAVSLGAQTEIAGELAVVEMMRPRLLEVSGENALRMPDVAELGFNPEEIIQDVVPNTDLMRSGVLENSNVDISKQMTDLITAQRAYQLNAQTISTGDQMMGLINQLR; this is encoded by the coding sequence ATGTCAACGCCAATGATACAAGCGGCGGTAACCATGAATCAACTGCAAAACAAGATGGATTTAATTGGAAATAATATGGCAAATAGCCAAACAACCGGATATAAAGGTCGTCAAGCTGAATTTTCCTCACTGTTAATTCAAAACGTTAATAATATGACTGATCCTGCCAATATGCAAGGCCGCCTGACCCCAGACGGGATACGGGTTGGATCGGGAGCTATGCTTGGTTCAACAAACATTGATTTAACACCAGGCTCTATCAAGGAAACAGATCGCGCATTGGACATGGCTTTACTTGCGGATAATCATTTTTTCCAAATACAAGTGACAGAAAATGATATCGAGGAAACGCGCTATACACGGGACGGGACCTTTTACTTAAGCCCTGTAAATGATAATCAAGATGTGATGCTGACAACAGGCGATGGAAATCCTGTGATGGGGCAGAATGGGCCGATTGTGATTGCGGAAGGCTTTGATTCGATTGAGGTTCAGCCGAATGGACAAATTGCTGTTAGCCTTGGTGCCCAAACGGAAATTGCCGGTGAACTAGCCGTGGTTGAAATGATGCGCCCGCGCTTGCTTGAGGTCTCAGGGGAAAATGCGCTCCGGATGCCGGATGTAGCGGAACTTGGATTTAATCCAGAAGAAATCATTCAAGACGTAGTACCAAATACAGACCTTATGAGAAGCGGTGTACTGGAGAATTCGAATGTGGATATTTCCAAGCAAATGACAGACTTGATTACAGCCCAACGCGCGTACCAACTTAATGCACAAACGATTTCAACGGGCGATCAGATGATGGGTTTAATTAACCAGCTAAGGTAG
- a CDS encoding flagellar hook-basal body protein: MLRGFYTAASGMISQQRQQEAFSNNIANVNTPGYKADQTALRAFPEMLLQQIGSENIPTTHGLNRTVQQPVGSLNTGVYVQETIPNHEQGDIRETGITTDLAIVNGNLPNDTGNLFFTVQNEDGEARLTRNGNFTVDGEGFLVTNQGYYVLDASGDPIQTDGMEFTVTEDGDLLQAEGVDIPLGITYTENANELTKEGNGLFAGEAGAVPADVTFTVEQGSLEASNVDSLQSMTQMMESVRKFETNQKVLRAYDESMGKAVSEIGRLG, translated from the coding sequence ATGTTAAGAGGTTTTTATACGGCTGCTAGTGGAATGATTTCACAGCAGCGGCAGCAGGAGGCTTTTTCAAATAATATTGCCAATGTGAATACGCCGGGATATAAAGCGGATCAAACTGCTTTACGCGCATTCCCTGAAATGTTGTTGCAACAAATAGGATCTGAAAATATTCCTACAACACACGGGCTAAATAGAACTGTGCAACAGCCGGTGGGCTCACTGAATACGGGTGTATATGTACAGGAAACTATCCCAAATCATGAGCAGGGTGACATTCGGGAGACGGGTATAACCACAGATTTGGCAATTGTAAATGGGAATCTGCCAAATGATACAGGTAATTTATTTTTTACAGTGCAAAATGAGGACGGAGAAGCAAGACTAACAAGAAACGGAAATTTCACCGTTGATGGAGAAGGGTTTCTAGTCACGAATCAGGGTTATTATGTGCTGGATGCGTCCGGGGATCCTATCCAAACAGATGGAATGGAATTTACCGTTACGGAAGATGGAGATCTCCTTCAAGCTGAAGGGGTAGACATTCCACTAGGGATTACATATACAGAAAACGCGAATGAATTAACAAAAGAAGGAAATGGACTATTTGCTGGAGAAGCTGGTGCCGTGCCAGCGGACGTTACTTTCACGGTCGAGCAAGGTTCGCTTGAGGCATCCAATGTTGATTCCTTACAATCGATGACACAAATGATGGAATCCGTACGCAAGTTTGAAACGAATCAAAAAGTACTTCGCGCATATGATGAAAGTATGGGAAAAGCAGTTAGCGAAATCGGCCGATTAGGTTAG
- a CDS encoding rod shape-determining protein, with product MFSRDIGIDLGTANVLIHVKGKGIVLNEPSVVAMDRTTGKVLEVGESAHRMVGRTPGNIEAIRPLKDGVIADFDVTEAMLRHFINKINVRGFLSKPRMLICCPTNVTKVEQKAIKEAAEKSGGKKVYLEEEPKVAAIGAGMEIFQPSGNMVIDIGGGTTDVAVLSMGDIVTSESIKMAGDKFDVEILNYIKKNYKLLIGERTAEQIKVNVATVFKDSRKEEMEIRGRDMVNGLPRTITVYSDEIGEALQESATLIIQAAKTVLERTPPELSADIIDRGVILTGGGALIHGIDQLLAEELKVPVFTSEEPMNCVAKGTGMMLENIDKIESKKII from the coding sequence ATGTTTTCTAGGGATATTGGAATCGACCTTGGAACTGCTAATGTTTTAATTCATGTAAAAGGTAAAGGAATAGTTTTAAATGAACCATCTGTTGTGGCAATGGATCGCACAACAGGTAAAGTGCTTGAAGTTGGTGAATCTGCACATCGAATGGTTGGTCGAACACCGGGAAATATTGAAGCGATTCGACCATTGAAGGATGGAGTAATTGCTGATTTTGATGTAACAGAAGCGATGTTAAGACATTTTATAAATAAAATCAATGTTCGTGGTTTTCTCTCCAAACCGAGAATGCTTATTTGCTGTCCAACGAATGTGACGAAGGTAGAGCAGAAAGCGATTAAGGAGGCCGCGGAAAAATCCGGTGGTAAAAAAGTCTACCTGGAAGAAGAGCCGAAAGTAGCGGCGATTGGTGCCGGGATGGAAATTTTCCAGCCAAGCGGGAATATGGTCATCGATATCGGCGGGGGTACAACAGATGTAGCGGTCCTTTCCATGGGCGATATTGTCACATCAGAGTCTATTAAAATGGCCGGGGATAAATTTGATGTGGAAATCCTTAACTATATCAAGAAAAATTACAAACTGCTTATTGGTGAGCGTACTGCTGAGCAAATTAAGGTAAATGTAGCTACCGTTTTTAAAGATTCACGGAAGGAAGAAATGGAAATCCGCGGGCGTGATATGGTGAACGGACTTCCACGTACGATTACGGTTTATTCCGATGAAATAGGGGAAGCCTTACAGGAGTCAGCGACCTTAATTATTCAAGCTGCAAAAACCGTGCTGGAACGTACGCCGCCGGAATTATCTGCAGATATTATTGATCGGGGCGTTATCCTGACAGGTGGCGGAGCTTTAATTCACGGTATTGACCAGTTACTGGCAGAGGAATTGAAAGTCCCTGTATTTACGTCTGAAGAACCGATGAACTGTGTTGCTAAAGGAACAGGAATGATGCTTGAAAATATTGATAAAATTGAAAGTAAAAAGATCATTTAA
- the spoIIID gene encoding sporulation transcriptional regulator SpoIIID — protein sequence MHDYIKERTIRIGKYVVEERKTVRMIAKEFGVSKSTVHKDLTERLPEINAELANQVKEILEHHKSIRHLRGGEATRKKYSLHPKSEEEAKPVG from the coding sequence GTGCATGATTACATCAAAGAAAGAACTATCAGGATAGGAAAATACGTCGTTGAAGAACGAAAAACTGTCCGAATGATAGCAAAAGAATTTGGTGTTTCCAAGAGCACAGTCCACAAAGATTTGACAGAACGCTTACCAGAAATAAATGCTGAGCTGGCAAATCAGGTAAAAGAAATTCTCGAACATCACAAATCAATCCGTCATCTCCGCGGAGGAGAAGCCACAAGAAAGAAATATAGCTTGCATCCGAAAAGTGAGGAGGAAGCAAAACCGGTGGGGTGA
- a CDS encoding AimR family lysis-lysogeny pheromone receptor encodes MFNSSIITLNEHEPSLKEVMESFAQDYDAKAALQLTRKFLMNTSSDNIRKKGMEFLYVNGFYEDLELLIQKNRESENSSNREWAQVYQLTIDRKLNRCHPSEIVIKAENMKTGEPELNCLLEFVKVTAYYSMNQYSKIGNFLENYQYLFQKIEDRMMISFFTIRLYQIFLTYYLLRNELIMARKYAYRILNQTSNDLAKIDVHIKLGLSYTFDTYFQGMHHLTEALKLAKKHHLTNQIRVIEHQNIPFLSAHFKKVDNIKTDDKSEQAHIEIAKGNYAKAIRILNELPTDSAFKLYYMGKAKQDKKMLLQSYNYFIEKRSDFFFCRLPLRALMHMNV; translated from the coding sequence ATGTTTAACTCTTCTATCATCACATTAAATGAGCACGAACCCTCTTTGAAAGAGGTTATGGAATCATTCGCACAAGATTATGACGCAAAAGCCGCATTGCAATTAACACGGAAATTCCTTATGAACACATCTTCAGATAATATCAGAAAAAAAGGCATGGAATTTTTGTATGTGAATGGATTCTATGAGGACTTGGAGCTATTAATCCAAAAGAATCGGGAATCCGAAAATAGCTCTAACAGAGAGTGGGCACAAGTTTATCAATTAACGATCGACCGAAAACTTAACCGGTGTCACCCAAGCGAAATAGTAATAAAAGCAGAAAACATGAAAACAGGTGAACCTGAGCTAAATTGTTTGCTTGAATTTGTTAAAGTCACGGCTTACTACAGCATGAATCAATATAGTAAAATAGGAAATTTCCTTGAAAACTATCAGTATTTATTTCAGAAAATAGAAGATAGGATGATGATATCTTTTTTTACCATTAGACTTTATCAAATCTTTTTGACCTATTATCTATTGCGAAATGAATTAATTATGGCAAGAAAGTATGCCTATCGCATACTAAATCAAACATCGAATGATCTGGCAAAAATAGATGTACACATAAAATTAGGATTATCCTACACGTTTGATACGTATTTTCAAGGAATGCATCATTTGACAGAAGCTTTGAAACTAGCTAAGAAACATCATCTAACAAATCAAATTCGTGTCATCGAACACCAAAATATTCCCTTTTTGTCTGCACATTTTAAAAAAGTGGATAATATAAAAACAGATGATAAGAGTGAACAAGCACATATTGAAATTGCAAAAGGAAATTATGCTAAAGCGATCAGGATTCTTAATGAACTGCCAACGGACAGTGCATTTAAACTTTATTATATGGGTAAAGCGAAGCAAGACAAAAAGATGTTACTCCAGTCCTACAATTACTTCATTGAAAAAAGGAGCGACTTCTTTTTCTGCAGATTACCACTTAGAGCGCTCATGCACATGAATGTGTGA
- a CDS encoding M23 family metallopeptidase: protein MKEENNGASKNKWSRIFRKKWFFPAVYLTVAALLLSVVVWYQNVDNQVPDVADEQEEQESDEYIPTQNDEDAETVLDQQEVIQMPVVDQDQAEIVTKFYDYNAEQEDQENGLVLYNNRYYQSTGIDIASASDETFDVVASLTGTVTEVKEDPLLGNVVVMEHGDNVTTYYASLDEVSVSADTDVEQGDPIGTAGSNIFGKDNGTHVHFELRKDGNEVNPESFFNQSVASLDSVTEEAEESEASEETAEDAEEPSGTEEDADAPAEEEEETGEDTETDAPEEDSGAEDEESNDDTTDSEDSDDA from the coding sequence ATGAAAGAAGAAAACAACGGTGCTTCAAAAAATAAGTGGAGCCGTATTTTCCGGAAGAAATGGTTTTTTCCAGCAGTTTATTTGACTGTTGCTGCCCTCCTTTTATCGGTTGTGGTGTGGTATCAAAATGTGGATAACCAAGTTCCGGATGTTGCAGATGAGCAGGAAGAACAGGAAAGTGACGAGTATATCCCAACTCAGAATGATGAGGACGCCGAGACAGTTTTGGACCAGCAAGAAGTTATCCAAATGCCGGTAGTGGATCAAGATCAAGCAGAAATCGTAACTAAATTTTATGATTACAACGCAGAACAAGAGGATCAGGAGAATGGCTTGGTTCTTTATAACAACCGCTATTACCAAAGTACTGGTATTGATATTGCATCCGCTAGTGACGAGACGTTCGATGTCGTAGCATCATTAACCGGGACCGTTACAGAGGTAAAAGAAGATCCGCTCCTTGGGAATGTTGTCGTTATGGAACATGGTGATAACGTAACAACCTATTATGCAAGCTTGGATGAGGTCAGTGTGTCAGCTGATACCGATGTAGAACAAGGCGATCCGATAGGCACAGCAGGGAGTAATATATTTGGAAAAGATAATGGAACTCATGTCCACTTTGAACTTAGAAAAGATGGCAATGAAGTCAATCCGGAATCCTTTTTCAACCAATCTGTAGCTAGTTTAGATAGTGTTACAGAAGAAGCGGAAGAATCCGAAGCAAGCGAGGAAACTGCGGAAGACGCGGAAGAGCCAAGTGGCACGGAAGAAGACGCTGATGCACCAGCAGAAGAAGAAGAAGAAACTGGTGAAGATACAGAAACAGACGCACCAGAAGAAGATTCAGGTGCAGAAGATGAAGAGTCGAATGATGATACAACCGATTCAGAAGACTCAGATGATGCATAA
- the spoIID gene encoding stage II sporulation protein D, translated as MNNRKYATKSVPKAWKKKKSSLSKRMKLKQQQQSKNSGLQKSKIKNLASLKSKKPKYLNKPSATWKLPTFVVLSCLITIILVIPTMIVIPFGGDNQAAEESNVEEEMPEQEAETVFAASPFSVEVMRDTSDSIEDVPLEEYVSRVVASEMPGEFEVEALKAQALAARTYIVNHILFQDGSENNFDVTDTTAHQVYKSEHELRRDLGSDYDWKMDKINKAVAATEGEILTYEDAPITPAYFSTSNGYTENSEDYWDNELPYLRSVESPWDENSPEYLHQEVFSMSEVEDTLEVSLNGADTVPIEVTRTESQRVNELAIAGSTFSGREIREQFELQSSDFTIEQKNDHFIFTTKGFGHGIGMSQYGANGMAKEGETYQDIVKHYYQDVEISTVNDTAPTLVAR; from the coding sequence ATGAATAATCGTAAATACGCAACTAAATCGGTTCCTAAAGCGTGGAAAAAGAAGAAGTCATCACTTTCCAAACGAATGAAACTAAAGCAGCAGCAACAATCAAAAAACTCAGGGCTGCAGAAGAGTAAAATAAAAAATCTCGCATCCTTGAAATCGAAGAAACCGAAGTACTTGAATAAGCCATCTGCAACGTGGAAGCTTCCTACTTTTGTTGTACTATCGTGTTTAATCACTATTATTTTAGTAATACCAACAATGATTGTGATTCCATTTGGAGGAGATAATCAAGCTGCGGAGGAGTCCAATGTCGAAGAAGAAATGCCGGAACAGGAAGCAGAAACGGTGTTTGCTGCCTCGCCATTTTCAGTAGAAGTGATGCGGGATACATCGGACAGCATAGAAGATGTACCACTGGAAGAATATGTGTCACGCGTGGTAGCTTCCGAGATGCCTGGAGAATTTGAAGTGGAGGCGTTAAAAGCACAGGCGCTGGCAGCTAGAACCTATATCGTGAACCATATACTTTTTCAGGATGGAAGCGAAAATAATTTTGATGTAACAGATACGACGGCACATCAGGTTTATAAAAGTGAACATGAGTTGAGAAGGGATCTAGGCAGTGATTACGATTGGAAAATGGATAAAATAAATAAGGCAGTGGCTGCGACAGAAGGGGAAATTCTAACCTATGAGGACGCGCCGATCACGCCAGCATATTTTTCAACAAGTAATGGGTATACCGAAAACTCGGAAGATTACTGGGACAATGAGCTTCCTTACCTACGAAGTGTTGAAAGCCCATGGGATGAAAACTCGCCGGAATATCTGCATCAGGAAGTATTTTCAATGAGCGAGGTAGAAGATACGCTGGAAGTTAGTCTGAACGGGGCAGATACTGTTCCTATAGAAGTAACACGAACCGAAAGTCAGCGTGTGAATGAATTAGCAATTGCCGGAAGCACATTCTCTGGTAGGGAAATACGAGAACAATTTGAGTTACAGTCAAGTGATTTCACCATCGAGCAAAAAAATGACCATTTTATTTTCACAACGAAAGGCTTCGGCCATGGCATCGGAATGAGCCAATATGGCGCAAACGGGATGGCTAAGGAAGGAGAAACCTACCAGGACATTGTAAAGCATTATTATCAAGATGTGGAGATCAGCACCGTCAACGATACAGCACCAACCCTCGTGGCAAGATAG
- a CDS encoding ABC transporter ATP-binding protein — protein MLDEKILQVSNLKKYFHMGRGKELQAVNDVTFHVFRGETFGLVGESGCGKSTIGRTIMGLYEKTDGDVFYDGGNVHEFDDKEKFIFYRNMQMIFQDPYASLNPRSTVKEVIAEPMEVHNIYKTKKELHDRIFQLLEEVGLSRDHVNRYPHEFSGGQRQRIGIARALALNPDFIIADEPISALDVSVQAQVVNLLKELQMEKELTFLFIAHDLSMVRQISDRIGVMYLGNMVELAGSDRLYENPLHPYTKALLSAIPIPDPDVEDKRERIILEGELPSPVNPPSGCVFRTRCPVAMEVCSVKTPVWQEVEQDHYVACHLYDSTLENKEGLHR, from the coding sequence ATGTTAGATGAGAAAATTTTACAAGTAAGCAATTTGAAAAAGTACTTTCACATGGGAAGAGGGAAAGAATTGCAAGCTGTAAATGATGTGACATTTCACGTTTTTAGGGGCGAGACATTTGGGCTTGTTGGTGAATCCGGTTGCGGGAAATCAACAATCGGAAGGACAATTATGGGGCTTTATGAAAAAACAGATGGGGATGTTTTCTATGACGGGGGAAATGTCCATGAATTCGATGACAAGGAAAAATTTATATTCTACCGTAACATGCAAATGATTTTTCAGGATCCATACGCATCCTTGAACCCACGGTCGACGGTAAAGGAAGTTATCGCAGAGCCGATGGAAGTGCATAATATCTACAAAACGAAAAAAGAGCTGCATGACCGCATTTTTCAGCTACTGGAAGAGGTTGGTCTAAGTCGCGATCATGTGAATCGTTATCCCCATGAGTTCAGTGGTGGCCAGCGCCAGCGAATTGGTATCGCTAGGGCATTGGCATTGAATCCTGACTTTATCATTGCTGATGAACCTATCTCTGCACTGGATGTATCGGTTCAAGCCCAAGTTGTAAATCTGCTAAAAGAGTTGCAAATGGAAAAAGAATTAACCTTTTTATTCATTGCCCATGACCTATCCATGGTGCGGCAAATCTCTGATCGTATTGGGGTGATGTATTTAGGGAATATGGTTGAACTTGCGGGCAGTGACCGCCTCTATGAAAATCCACTACATCCATATACAAAAGCCCTGCTATCTGCAATCCCCATTCCTGATCCCGACGTTGAAGATAAGCGGGAGCGGATCATACTGGAAGGAGAGCTCCCAAGCCCGGTTAACCCGCCGAGTGGCTGTGTGTTCCGGACGCGTTGCCCAGTGGCCATGGAGGTTTGTTCGGTGAAAACCCCTGTATGGCAGGAAGTGGAACAGGATCATTACGTTGCTTGTCATTTGTATGATAGTACATTAGAAAATAAAGAAGGCTTACACAGATAA
- a CDS encoding C40 family peptidase codes for MTKQTFDQFPGSMWVISVPVATVWTSPESPREVDEPGVSTQADIDQWIHDLTHEESLALCDENLIQSQVLYGEPVLVTEKQQTFAHVVIPSQPSKKDKRGYPGWIPLEQLKQVNKTEWISKQFAVITRDKAVLENNISEHKMKLSYMTMLPVESIHHYVEVKTPHGKGYLPKKAVHIFPGERGIELGSGQDIVRAGEQFVHLSYFWGGMSAFGYDCSGLAYTAHKANGYQIARDASDQAVGGEKIAFDELLPGDLIFFAYEEGKGKLHHVGIYYGDGKMVHAPQTGKGVEIVTLEGTIYEKELCVARRYWNNGEGK; via the coding sequence ATGACTAAACAAACGTTTGATCAATTTCCTGGAAGTATGTGGGTGATCTCTGTTCCAGTCGCAACTGTATGGACATCTCCGGAGTCACCGAGGGAAGTTGACGAACCTGGAGTGAGCACGCAGGCGGATATCGACCAATGGATCCATGATTTAACCCATGAAGAAAGCCTTGCCCTTTGCGATGAGAATCTGATCCAATCGCAGGTCTTATATGGAGAGCCAGTACTTGTTACAGAAAAACAACAAACTTTTGCACATGTTGTCATTCCTTCCCAACCCTCGAAAAAGGATAAGCGCGGCTATCCTGGCTGGATACCACTCGAACAGCTAAAACAAGTAAACAAAACAGAGTGGATAAGTAAACAATTTGCAGTCATTACACGTGATAAAGCAGTTTTGGAAAATAATATAAGTGAACATAAAATGAAACTTAGCTATATGACCATGCTTCCAGTTGAATCTATCCACCACTATGTAGAAGTAAAGACCCCACACGGAAAGGGTTATTTACCAAAAAAAGCGGTACATATTTTCCCCGGAGAACGAGGCATTGAGCTGGGAAGTGGGCAGGACATCGTCCGAGCTGGTGAGCAGTTTGTACATCTTTCTTATTTCTGGGGTGGTATGAGTGCCTTTGGCTATGATTGTTCGGGTTTAGCATACACGGCGCATAAAGCAAACGGCTACCAGATAGCGCGTGATGCCAGTGATCAGGCAGTAGGAGGGGAGAAAATAGCCTTTGATGAACTTTTACCGGGAGATTTAATTTTTTTCGCCTATGAAGAAGGAAAGGGCAAGCTTCACCATGTGGGGATTTATTATGGTGATGGGAAAATGGTTCACGCTCCGCAGACAGGAAAAGGGGTTGAAATTGTGACACTGGAAGGAACGATATACGAGAAAGAGTTGTGCGTGGCCAGACGATACTGGAATAACGGGGAGGGGAAATAA
- a CDS encoding S66 peptidase family protein, translating to MIRPARLHLGDTIGVIAPAGPPNLEKLKQAIPFFERMGLHVKLGKHIDKVHGYLAGTDEERLEDMHEMIADTLVKAIIFARGGYGTARIAADLDYALLENNPKIIWGYSDITYLHTAIRQKCGLVTFHGPMLASDIAKEDFDALSAVMFKQLFEPTRLIYSEKISSLQVLVGGRAEGELVGGNLSLLVSSIGTPNAIETKGKILMLEDIGEEPYRVDGMLNQLRRAGKLSDAAGIVIGDFAEAQATLEESLTLEQVFRDYFCPLEIPVMSGFKIGHCFPHFAVPLGARATLTTADKTLMIEPGVD from the coding sequence ATGATACGCCCAGCTAGATTACACCTGGGGGATACGATCGGTGTTATAGCACCAGCCGGTCCACCCAATCTGGAAAAATTAAAACAAGCAATTCCTTTTTTTGAAAGAATGGGTTTACATGTGAAGTTGGGCAAGCATATCGATAAAGTCCATGGCTATTTAGCCGGCACAGACGAGGAGCGGCTTGAAGATATGCATGAGATGATTGCAGACACACTCGTTAAAGCAATTATTTTTGCCCGTGGTGGTTATGGTACAGCTCGGATCGCGGCTGACCTTGATTATGCGTTACTCGAAAATAATCCGAAAATCATCTGGGGTTATAGTGATATCACGTATCTACATACAGCCATTCGGCAAAAATGCGGACTTGTAACCTTCCATGGTCCGATGCTTGCTTCTGATATTGCCAAGGAGGATTTTGACGCGCTTTCTGCTGTGATGTTTAAACAGCTTTTTGAACCGACGAGACTCATTTATTCAGAAAAAATCTCTTCTTTACAAGTACTTGTTGGCGGTAGGGCTGAGGGGGAACTGGTCGGTGGAAATCTATCATTACTCGTCAGTTCTATTGGAACACCAAACGCGATTGAGACAAAGGGGAAAATCCTAATGCTTGAGGATATCGGGGAGGAGCCGTATCGTGTTGACGGGATGCTGAATCAATTGAGACGTGCAGGAAAACTATCGGACGCTGCTGGTATTGTCATTGGTGATTTTGCCGAAGCTCAAGCCACGTTAGAGGAATCACTTACGCTTGAGCAAGTGTTTAGGGATTATTTTTGTCCATTGGAGATCCCGGTCATGAGCGGATTTAAAATCGGTCATTGTTTCCCGCATTTTGCCGTTCCGTTAGGCGCCAGAGCAACATTAACGACTGCTGATAAAACATTAATGATAGAACCCGGTGTTGATTAG